A window from Candidatus Nitrospira neomarina encodes these proteins:
- a CDS encoding PHP domain-containing protein has protein sequence MSRIDLHTHTHFSDGSVSPTALVELAHQQGVSVLAITDHDTTEGLPEAMEAAHHLPIEIIPGIELSTEFQGRETHMLGYFIDLADPQFQTRLEQLRATRVDRLHHILDRLHTLKVEISFAEVEHVAGGGTTGRPHIAQMLIEKGYVKGMKEAFDRFLGVRGAAYVRRIVPEAAEIMTWITEAGGIPILAHPYWEGLGADKTTDSCRMLVEQGLRGLEVFYGTFSARQISINLNLARKFDLLMTGGSDFHGAFKPEISVGTGRGSLRVPPKLIDHLRQAAGRADPQTMNEVP, from the coding sequence ATGAGCCGTATCGATCTGCATACTCACACCCATTTCTCGGACGGGAGTGTTTCGCCCACCGCACTCGTGGAACTGGCTCATCAACAAGGCGTGAGTGTCCTGGCCATTACCGACCATGACACGACTGAGGGGCTTCCGGAAGCCATGGAAGCCGCTCATCATCTCCCGATTGAAATCATACCCGGTATTGAATTAAGTACAGAGTTTCAGGGGCGGGAAACGCATATGCTCGGCTATTTCATTGATCTCGCTGATCCTCAGTTTCAAACCAGACTCGAGCAGCTTCGCGCGACACGCGTTGATCGCCTTCACCACATCCTTGACCGTCTTCACACCCTCAAAGTGGAGATTTCTTTCGCTGAAGTGGAGCATGTTGCCGGAGGCGGAACCACGGGTCGCCCACATATCGCGCAAATGTTAATTGAAAAGGGGTACGTAAAGGGGATGAAAGAAGCTTTCGATCGTTTCCTGGGAGTCAGAGGCGCAGCTTATGTTCGGCGAATTGTTCCTGAGGCGGCTGAAATCATGACATGGATTACTGAGGCCGGCGGCATCCCTATCCTTGCTCATCCCTATTGGGAGGGATTAGGTGCCGATAAGACGACGGACTCATGCCGGATGTTGGTGGAGCAGGGATTACGAGGGCTTGAAGTCTTTTATGGAACGTTTTCCGCTCGCCAAATTTCCATCAATCTCAACTTAGCCCGCAAATTCGATTTACTCATGACGGGAGGCAGTGATTTTCACGGCGCCTTCAAGCCTGAAATTTCGGTCGGAACGGGGCGCGGTTCGCTACGGGTTCCTCCCAAGTTGATCGATCACTTACGTCAGGCGGCTGGCCGGGCAGATCCCCAAACAATGAACGAGGTCCCATGA
- a CDS encoding secondary thiamine-phosphate synthase enzyme YjbQ: MKSYREELWFQTKERREYRNITSQVERVVQQSGIQEGFVLVNAMHITASVYINDDEAGLLQDYEQFLERLVPQTGTYRHNLTGEDNGDAHIKRQIMGREVVVAITKGRLDFGPWEQIFYAEFDGRRRKRVLVKIIGE, encoded by the coding sequence ATGAAATCGTACCGGGAAGAACTCTGGTTTCAGACCAAAGAACGAAGAGAGTATCGGAATATTACGTCTCAGGTGGAACGTGTGGTACAACAAAGTGGGATTCAAGAGGGATTTGTCCTGGTGAATGCCATGCATATCACAGCGAGTGTCTATATTAATGATGACGAAGCCGGTTTGCTGCAGGATTATGAACAGTTCCTTGAGCGTCTTGTGCCGCAGACGGGAACCTACCGGCACAATCTAACGGGAGAGGACAATGGTGACGCTCATATCAAGCGTCAAATCATGGGCAGGGAAGTCGTTGTAGCTATCACCAAGGGACGATTGGACTTTGGTCCATGGGAACAAATTTTTTACGCGGAATTTGATGGGAGACGTCGCAAGCGGGTGTTGGTGAAGATTATTGGAGAGTAG
- a CDS encoding SH3 domain-containing protein yields MMTSTIGAVFSPEQPSRWNVLFAQEPDKDLEFDEGLEEDDLNQSKPPSRKPLLWIVLLLLIVGAAYWALNSNTFMPQGTTTDTAASTRNQDQTGITPPMFHENQEVSLRDTLGRSLLMGDPANTTPGPIVKPGETLTILDGAYQATGWVYQVQTPMGKTGWISAEKLKSQTQNTGKGSTQ; encoded by the coding sequence ATGATGACCTCGACAATCGGTGCGGTGTTCTCCCCAGAACAACCTTCTCGATGGAACGTGCTCTTTGCCCAGGAGCCTGACAAAGATTTGGAATTTGACGAAGGATTGGAAGAGGACGATCTCAATCAATCCAAGCCTCCTTCAAGGAAACCGCTTCTCTGGATTGTACTTTTATTGTTGATTGTTGGAGCAGCCTATTGGGCTCTCAACTCAAATACATTTATGCCTCAAGGGACCACCACCGATACGGCTGCCAGCACCAGGAATCAAGACCAGACTGGCATCACACCTCCAATGTTTCACGAGAATCAGGAAGTGTCGCTGAGAGATACTCTTGGAAGGTCCCTGCTGATGGGTGATCCTGCTAACACCACGCCTGGGCCCATCGTGAAACCAGGAGAAACACTCACGATTCTGGATGGAGCCTATCAGGCAACCGGATGGGTCTACCAGGTTCAAACCCCAATGGGAAAAACAGGTTGGATCTCTGCCGAAAAACTCAAGTCACAGACCCAAAATACAGGAAAGGGTTCCACCCAATAA
- the hpnD gene encoding presqualene diphosphate synthase HpnD: MKPMTPIEAQTFCTKYTKESGSNFYYSFLFLPQQRREAMYTIYAFCKMVDSAVDEPAPGSHPIEEVRKWRQEVTATYQGHPTQPVTTSLAAHLQTFDIPETLLQELISGVEMDLTSNRFSTFADLYQYCYRVASVVGLICLKIFQTQSPAAEDYAINLGLAFQLTNILRDLKGDAEQNRIYLPLEDLQRFGYSEKALLNQQRSPALVELLKFECERARTYYRQAQEILQTLPLSDQKSLVVSEIMRGVYSRILKQLEDPHYQVFGPRVRVAPLQRLGIAAHIWIRSVLSHNIAPTV, translated from the coding sequence ATGAAGCCCATGACCCCTATTGAAGCCCAGACGTTCTGCACCAAATATACCAAAGAAAGTGGCAGCAACTTCTACTACTCTTTTTTGTTCCTGCCACAGCAACGGCGGGAAGCCATGTACACCATTTATGCCTTTTGCAAAATGGTGGATAGCGCCGTTGATGAACCAGCCCCGGGGAGCCATCCCATCGAAGAAGTTCGCAAATGGCGACAAGAGGTGACGGCCACCTATCAAGGCCATCCGACCCAACCGGTCACGACGAGCCTGGCCGCCCACCTACAGACCTTTGACATCCCGGAAACGCTCCTTCAAGAATTAATTTCTGGTGTAGAAATGGATCTGACTTCCAATCGGTTTTCGACGTTTGCCGATCTGTACCAATACTGCTACAGGGTCGCTTCAGTGGTTGGCCTGATTTGCCTCAAGATTTTCCAAACCCAATCCCCTGCGGCGGAGGACTATGCGATTAACTTGGGATTGGCATTTCAATTAACGAATATTCTTCGTGATCTCAAGGGGGATGCCGAGCAGAACCGCATCTATCTTCCGCTCGAAGACTTACAGCGTTTTGGTTATTCGGAAAAGGCTCTCCTGAACCAACAACGGTCGCCGGCGCTGGTTGAACTGCTGAAATTTGAATGCGAAAGAGCTCGCACCTATTACCGCCAAGCTCAAGAAATTCTCCAAACCCTTCCCCTCTCCGATCAAAAATCGCTGGTGGTTTCAGAAATCATGCGTGGAGTCTACAGCCGCATCCTCAAACAACTCGAAGACCCGCACTACCAGGTATTCGGCCCACGAGTTCGAGTCGCCCCCCTCCAACGACTCGGGATTGCCGCTCATATTTGGATTCGGTCTGTTCTTTCCCATAACATTGCTCCAACAGTGTGA
- a CDS encoding FAD-dependent oxidoreductase yields the protein MTHHILILSGNLPGLLAAYRLIPYGFRITILEDDNPVSSAPSSPHFAKSIEPDHPPSLQRLTTQPFPLILPRYYHATWELFQELALEHAAQCIQPVNLEFGTSECQTLTLSNAKGIATLHPMIRLAGFRALPWSDRWHLINFLEKKWEEPRSPDHHPDMLTVESWLISAQQSALARQRIWNPFCRLFLGCDVTQASLGYFLEILSRFWLSKPNGPETFLASPDMQSHLQQKLRHVLIEKGVTFYPSHAITGIHADTERIQAIGLAKGERLNADIYVSPLSPPELLRLLPERAPARFSCFSHLAQLQESLGTVVQLTLNDTLLPPRLILNSSLFDWVTSQAVPFTDRPTTLVTGINLSSSPLSVRSGDWLKETAWPHLKKILNICPEQSMPACAPPITQSAYRYIPCMTGFRTFRPLANTPIPNLFLTGPWTASPLPPSLESTILSAFGCARAVTEWVQTSSH from the coding sequence GTGACACACCACATTCTGATACTGAGCGGAAATCTGCCAGGATTACTCGCGGCCTATCGGCTCATTCCCTACGGATTCCGGATCACCATTCTTGAGGACGACAACCCTGTCTCTTCGGCACCATCATCTCCTCATTTTGCAAAATCGATAGAACCGGATCATCCACCATCCCTTCAACGCCTCACGACGCAGCCCTTCCCACTTATTCTCCCACGGTATTACCATGCCACATGGGAACTTTTTCAGGAACTGGCTTTGGAACACGCAGCCCAATGCATTCAACCGGTCAACCTGGAGTTTGGGACATCCGAATGTCAAACACTCACCCTCTCCAACGCGAAGGGCATTGCGACTCTTCACCCCATGATCCGACTCGCCGGCTTTCGCGCGCTTCCCTGGTCAGATCGCTGGCACTTGATTAATTTTTTAGAAAAAAAATGGGAAGAACCCCGTTCACCAGATCACCACCCTGATATGCTCACGGTTGAATCCTGGCTGATTTCCGCTCAACAATCGGCTCTTGCACGACAACGTATCTGGAATCCCTTCTGTCGATTATTTTTAGGTTGTGATGTGACTCAGGCATCACTCGGGTATTTCCTGGAGATACTTTCTCGATTCTGGTTATCCAAACCGAATGGACCAGAAACATTCTTAGCTTCACCTGACATGCAGAGCCATCTTCAACAAAAACTCAGACATGTCCTAATAGAAAAAGGGGTCACGTTTTATCCCTCACACGCCATCACCGGCATCCATGCCGACACCGAACGGATTCAAGCCATCGGCCTGGCTAAAGGCGAACGACTCAACGCCGACATCTACGTCTCGCCCCTTTCCCCTCCAGAGCTTCTTCGACTCTTGCCGGAACGAGCCCCGGCTCGCTTTTCATGTTTTTCCCATTTGGCTCAACTGCAGGAATCCTTAGGAACAGTTGTCCAATTGACCCTTAACGACACACTTCTTCCTCCTCGGCTTATCCTTAATTCCAGTTTATTTGATTGGGTCACCAGCCAGGCCGTTCCATTCACGGATAGACCAACGACGTTGGTTACGGGCATCAACCTCTCATCTTCACCATTATCGGTACGCTCCGGCGACTGGTTGAAAGAAACCGCCTGGCCCCATCTCAAAAAGATATTGAATATTTGCCCTGAGCAATCAATGCCGGCTTGTGCGCCACCGATCACCCAATCAGCCTATCGATATATTCCTTGCATGACTGGTTTCCGCACCTTTCGTCCTCTGGCCAACACACCCATTCCCAATCTCTTTCTTACCGGGCCCTGGACGGCCAGCCCACTCCCTCCTTCTCTGGAAAGCACAATCCTGAGTGCCTTTGGCTGCGCCAGAGCTGTGACGGAATGGGTCCAGACCTCATCGCATTGA
- a CDS encoding uracil-DNA glycosylase, with protein MDLHELKSSLHDCQRCGLSSGRTQVVFGTGHPQADIMFVGEAPGFYEDRQGEPFVGAAGKFLNELLQSIGLSRADIFIANVIKCRPPNNRDPLPEEIETCKPFLLQQIELIKPKLVCTLGNFATQTLLERKVGITKVRGQVIRMPNFIVFPLLHPAAALHQGNLRVPLKEDFQKLKTVLEDMSKTPTLPQTASPPTLPSSKAPSKEETPADPPTQMSLF; from the coding sequence ATGGATCTTCATGAACTCAAATCATCCCTTCACGACTGCCAACGATGCGGATTGTCTTCAGGACGCACCCAGGTGGTGTTTGGGACAGGACATCCTCAGGCCGACATCATGTTTGTCGGAGAAGCCCCGGGCTTTTATGAAGACCGGCAGGGAGAGCCTTTTGTCGGGGCGGCAGGGAAATTTCTCAACGAATTACTGCAATCTATCGGGCTCAGTCGGGCGGATATTTTTATCGCTAACGTCATTAAGTGCCGGCCACCCAACAATCGAGATCCTCTTCCAGAGGAAATCGAGACATGCAAACCGTTTTTGCTTCAACAAATCGAACTCATCAAACCTAAATTGGTTTGCACTTTAGGAAACTTTGCCACACAAACGTTATTAGAAAGAAAAGTCGGTATCACCAAAGTACGTGGGCAGGTCATCCGAATGCCCAACTTCATCGTGTTCCCACTGCTTCATCCGGCAGCCGCACTCCACCAGGGCAATCTTCGGGTTCCCCTCAAGGAAGATTTTCAAAAACTCAAGACGGTTCTGGAAGATATGAGCAAAACTCCCACGCTTCCGCAAACCGCGTCACCACCAACCCTTCCCTCCTCCAAAGCCCCATCCAAAGAGGAAACTCCAGCCGACCCCCCTACCCAAATGAGCTTATTCTGA